One region of Mycolicibacterium rhodesiae NBB3 genomic DNA includes:
- a CDS encoding Rieske 2Fe-2S domain-containing protein → MFLQAGIDRKVRLVNSMAPDATTMRLLENARGSILKGRLPASLIANAALYQLELKRVFGRTWQFLCHEDEIPNPGDYVVRYIADNSIIVARQQDMTIRAMSNSCRHRGTLLCRTEAGNESAFQCPYHGWTYRNNGDLIAIPAQQAVYGAAFDKSRLGLRALPMLDSYAGLVFGCVSDEAPGLDEYLGDMRWYLDLMMSKSAAGIQVWGAPQRWVIDANWKTGADNFVGDGYHTVMTHRSMCELGLLPPDNVAVSPAHVSLSGGHGAGVLGAPPGIPAPPYMGYPEEIVSGLSEGYGDDVHGEMLKRTMFIHGNVFPNLSFLNAFIAKDGESMPVPILTLRQWRPLDAARMEVWSWFFVERNAPEEFKQQSFETYVRTFGVGGVFEQDDAEIFQAITKGTRGELAGGVELNVEMGLDNLAPDPTWLGPGRPLASGYAEQNQREYWKQYFDYLATPRRDENV, encoded by the coding sequence GTGCGCCTGGTGAATTCGATGGCGCCGGATGCGACGACAATGCGACTATTAGAGAATGCGCGCGGCTCCATCCTGAAGGGCCGCCTCCCTGCGTCTCTCATTGCTAATGCGGCGCTCTACCAGCTTGAATTAAAGCGAGTATTTGGCAGGACATGGCAGTTTCTCTGCCACGAAGACGAGATCCCTAATCCAGGCGATTATGTTGTCCGCTACATCGCTGATAACTCTATTATTGTTGCGCGGCAGCAGGATATGACGATTCGGGCGATGTCGAACTCGTGCCGGCACCGCGGCACGCTGCTTTGCCGAACCGAGGCGGGGAATGAGTCGGCGTTCCAGTGCCCGTACCACGGTTGGACCTATCGAAACAACGGTGATCTCATCGCGATACCTGCGCAGCAGGCCGTCTACGGTGCTGCGTTCGACAAGAGTCGGCTAGGGTTGCGCGCTCTGCCGATGCTCGACTCGTACGCGGGCCTCGTTTTCGGGTGTGTGTCAGATGAGGCCCCAGGGCTGGATGAGTACCTCGGGGATATGCGCTGGTATCTCGACTTGATGATGAGTAAGAGCGCGGCCGGCATTCAGGTGTGGGGGGCTCCGCAGCGTTGGGTGATTGACGCGAACTGGAAGACAGGCGCTGACAATTTTGTTGGGGACGGCTATCACACGGTCATGACGCACCGCTCCATGTGCGAGTTGGGGTTGTTACCGCCCGATAATGTGGCCGTTTCGCCGGCGCACGTCAGCCTATCGGGGGGGCACGGGGCGGGCGTTTTAGGCGCACCCCCCGGCATACCCGCACCACCGTATATGGGCTATCCCGAGGAAATCGTCTCCGGTCTCAGCGAAGGTTACGGCGATGACGTCCATGGCGAGATGCTGAAACGGACAATGTTCATTCATGGCAATGTGTTCCCGAACTTGTCCTTCTTGAACGCCTTCATCGCCAAGGACGGCGAATCTATGCCGGTGCCCATTCTGACCTTGCGGCAATGGCGTCCTCTGGACGCGGCGCGCATGGAGGTGTGGTCGTGGTTCTTCGTGGAGCGCAATGCGCCCGAAGAATTCAAGCAACAGTCGTTTGAGACTTATGTTCGGACGTTCGGGGTTGGGGGCGTCTTCGAGCAGGATGACGCCGAGATATTCCAGGCTATTACCAAGGGAACCCGCGGCGAGTTGGCTGGTGGTGTGGAGTTGAACGTGGAGATGGGACTGGACAACTTGGCCCCTGATCCAACGTGGCTGGGTCCGGGACGACCGTTGGCCAGTGGCTACGCCGAACAAAATCAGCGCGAGTACTGGAAGCAGTACTTCGACTATCTGGCCACCCCGAGAAGGGATGAGAACGTATGA
- a CDS encoding aromatic-ring-hydroxylating dioxygenase subunit beta: MTTTLPQDPPQAARVSREVREEIEDFLFDEADLLDRDEFEEWLGLLAPDVHYFARVRQTLRRAGGPGFSERSMHLNDNYTSLKMRIQRHRTSSDWAEDPPSRIRHFITNVRVRSGDCDGRYRVTSNALLVRTRADEAKAETVSAERRDIIRRDEGGWKLVQREILLDHTTLPTHNLSFWI; the protein is encoded by the coding sequence ATGACGACAACGCTGCCGCAGGATCCACCTCAAGCTGCGAGGGTTTCGCGGGAGGTGCGTGAGGAAATCGAAGACTTCCTTTTCGACGAGGCTGATCTGTTGGATCGCGATGAGTTCGAGGAGTGGCTGGGATTGCTGGCACCGGATGTGCACTATTTCGCGCGCGTCCGTCAGACGCTTCGAAGAGCAGGGGGACCGGGGTTTTCTGAGCGCTCCATGCATTTGAACGATAACTACACGAGCCTGAAGATGCGTATTCAGCGGCACCGAACGTCGTCGGATTGGGCTGAGGATCCTCCCTCGCGGATCCGGCACTTCATAACCAACGTCAGGGTCAGGTCTGGTGACTGCGACGGTCGGTACCGAGTCACCTCGAATGCATTGCTGGTGCGCACGCGCGCGGACGAGGCCAAGGCGGAGACAGTCTCTGCCGAGCGCCGAGACATTATTCGTCGCGACGAGGGGGGATGGAAACTGGTCCAGCGCGAGATCCTGCTGGATCACACCACGTTGCCCACGCACAACCTGTCATTCTGGATCTAA
- a CDS encoding zinc-binding dehydrogenase, which produces MALFRIPDDISLVEAAVVEPIASAYHAVRRSRLAAGETVFIAGAGAIGLALVQFCLAQGATQIIVSEVSASRRVAAHRVGATRVIDPLVEDPVEVVQTLTHGNGVDVSFDAAGVQPALDAALSVLRPRGRLMVVAIWEAAAGIDINRSIMREANIGFSFCYEAQSQVPAILTLLSVGALSLSELITDEIPLDAVVSQGFEELRINRDAHIKILIDPSA; this is translated from the coding sequence ATGGCGTTGTTTCGCATCCCGGATGACATCAGTCTCGTCGAGGCTGCCGTCGTCGAACCGATCGCGTCGGCGTACCACGCTGTTCGCCGTAGCCGGCTGGCAGCGGGTGAGACCGTCTTCATCGCCGGTGCCGGCGCGATCGGCCTTGCCCTTGTGCAGTTCTGCCTTGCTCAAGGTGCGACTCAGATCATCGTCAGTGAGGTTTCGGCATCGCGCCGCGTCGCCGCCCACCGGGTCGGGGCTACTCGCGTAATCGATCCTCTGGTCGAGGATCCAGTCGAGGTGGTTCAGACGTTGACACACGGAAACGGCGTCGATGTCTCCTTCGACGCCGCGGGCGTACAACCCGCGCTTGACGCGGCGTTGAGCGTTCTCCGCCCCCGCGGTCGATTGATGGTCGTGGCGATATGGGAGGCCGCGGCTGGTATCGACATCAATCGAAGCATCATGCGCGAAGCCAATATCGGCTTCTCGTTTTGTTATGAAGCCCAAAGTCAGGTTCCGGCAATTCTCACCTTACTTTCTGTTGGGGCCCTCAGCCTAAGTGAACTGATCACCGATGAGATCCCGTTGGACGCCGTGGTCAGTCAGGGTTTCGAGGAATTGCGCATCAACCGCGATGCACACATAAAAATACTGATCGACCCATCGGCATAG
- a CDS encoding CaiB/BaiF CoA transferase family protein, whose protein sequence is MSANMESLFDGLTVLELGHVIAAPFAASLIGDFGAQVIKIEDPGSGDMLRGSGPTKDGVHLWWKSAARNKSSVAIDLRLPEGQALVRKMVERADVVIENFRPGTLERWGLGWEELHAANPRLIMLRISGYGQIGPESAKPGYGRVGEAMSGAVHITGHPDRPPTHFGFSLGDVTTGIMGAFAVAGALFKREVIGTRFDGECIDLALYESLFRGIDWQVILYDQLNFVAERQGNQFQVSPSPVSDTYLSCDGVWYTVATGTVRSVQSLLDLLGGTTLRNDPRYATQELQMLHREELGEMVRKWFAENNSDIVEKACASAGVVAARIFTPAEMFSSPTFAARQSLVEVADQELGPVRVTGVVPRLTNFPGSVRSTGPRLGIHGKRVLTEWLGLADSQYEALVSRGVVGAVDVDGEDPGH, encoded by the coding sequence GTGTCCGCGAATATGGAGAGCCTTTTCGACGGTCTCACGGTCCTCGAGCTGGGGCACGTGATCGCGGCGCCTTTCGCTGCGTCGTTGATCGGCGACTTCGGAGCACAGGTCATCAAGATCGAAGACCCCGGCTCGGGCGACATGTTGCGCGGGTCCGGTCCCACGAAGGACGGAGTGCACCTTTGGTGGAAGTCCGCGGCCCGGAACAAGTCAAGCGTGGCTATCGATCTGCGCCTCCCCGAGGGGCAAGCGCTGGTGCGCAAAATGGTCGAACGCGCAGACGTGGTGATCGAAAACTTCCGTCCGGGAACGCTCGAGCGTTGGGGACTGGGATGGGAGGAACTGCACGCAGCCAACCCGCGGCTGATCATGTTGCGGATTTCTGGGTATGGCCAGATCGGCCCGGAGAGTGCGAAGCCTGGATACGGACGGGTCGGGGAGGCGATGAGCGGAGCGGTACACATCACCGGCCACCCTGACCGACCACCGACACATTTCGGTTTCTCCCTGGGCGATGTGACGACAGGAATCATGGGTGCATTCGCTGTTGCCGGAGCACTGTTCAAACGTGAAGTGATCGGGACTCGCTTCGATGGGGAATGTATCGATCTGGCTCTCTACGAATCACTGTTTCGTGGCATCGACTGGCAGGTCATCCTCTACGACCAGTTGAACTTTGTTGCCGAGCGTCAGGGCAACCAGTTCCAGGTCAGCCCGTCACCCGTGTCAGATACTTATCTCAGTTGCGATGGGGTGTGGTACACCGTGGCGACCGGCACCGTGCGGTCAGTGCAGAGCCTTCTCGACCTGTTGGGCGGCACGACTCTGCGCAACGATCCGAGGTACGCGACTCAGGAGCTGCAGATGTTGCACCGCGAAGAGCTCGGCGAGATGGTTCGGAAGTGGTTCGCCGAAAACAACTCCGATATTGTCGAAAAGGCCTGCGCGAGTGCGGGCGTCGTTGCTGCGCGCATATTCACGCCGGCAGAGATGTTCTCAAGTCCCACGTTCGCGGCTCGCCAGAGCCTCGTCGAGGTCGCTGATCAGGAATTGGGTCCGGTCCGTGTCACCGGGGTGGTGCCGAGGCTGACGAACTTTCCCGGATCCGTACGCAGCACCGGGCCCCGTCTCGGGATCCACGGCAAAAGGGTGCTGACTGAGTGGCTCGGCTTGGCCGACTCGCAGTACGAGGCCCTGGTATCTAGGGGTGTCGTCGGAGCGGTCGACGTCGACGGAGAGGATCCCGGGCATTGA
- a CDS encoding thiolase C-terminal domain-containing protein: protein MTALRDKACIVGVGHTVYRRGGTESATDLGLQLEAARAAIVDAGMSPGEIDGLICPINGGTAEDFVANLGLTQLRYAVTSHTGGAASVAGLATAAMAVWSGVARSVLIAAGWCGYSGPRARGMASSAEMAIGKVVRDYYAPHGAVSAVHQYALVADRYVRKYDVPPEALGAVAVAFRANAQLNSNAVMCGRELTMKEYLDSPPISTPFRLFDCSLETDGAAAVVVSGADCAADGPHRPVFVMSVAEGRPFPVDEFANRADPLEIGLAEAAPRAFADAGVAPSDIDLFEVYDSFTINVLRQIEATGFCKAGEAADFVLDGHIAADGSLPTNLNGGLLSEAHVQGMNNLVEAVRQLRGGLAERQVHNAELAVVTGMGGGWGSGALAILRR from the coding sequence TTGACTGCGCTGCGCGACAAGGCCTGCATCGTCGGCGTTGGTCATACGGTCTACCGTCGTGGTGGTACTGAGTCGGCAACAGACCTTGGCCTGCAACTTGAAGCAGCCCGTGCCGCGATTGTGGATGCCGGGATGTCGCCTGGTGAGATCGATGGCCTCATCTGCCCTATCAACGGTGGCACGGCCGAAGACTTCGTAGCGAATCTCGGCCTGACACAACTTCGTTACGCGGTGACATCCCATACCGGAGGGGCGGCAAGTGTGGCGGGTCTGGCCACTGCGGCGATGGCGGTGTGGTCGGGCGTCGCGCGTAGTGTCCTCATTGCCGCGGGCTGGTGTGGGTACTCCGGTCCGCGTGCCCGCGGGATGGCGTCGAGCGCGGAGATGGCGATAGGCAAGGTTGTTCGGGACTATTACGCCCCACATGGCGCGGTGTCGGCTGTGCACCAGTATGCGCTCGTGGCCGACCGATACGTCCGGAAGTACGACGTGCCGCCTGAAGCGTTGGGGGCCGTGGCAGTTGCGTTTCGCGCTAACGCGCAGCTCAACTCGAATGCGGTGATGTGCGGCCGTGAGTTGACGATGAAGGAATATCTCGACTCTCCACCGATCAGTACGCCGTTTCGTTTGTTCGATTGCAGTTTGGAAACCGACGGGGCAGCTGCAGTGGTGGTATCAGGGGCCGATTGTGCGGCGGACGGTCCGCACCGGCCGGTGTTTGTGATGAGTGTGGCGGAAGGGCGCCCATTTCCCGTCGATGAATTCGCCAACAGGGCAGACCCGTTGGAGATCGGGCTTGCCGAGGCGGCGCCGCGCGCATTTGCCGACGCTGGTGTCGCCCCGTCTGATATCGATCTGTTTGAGGTTTACGATAGTTTCACGATCAACGTGTTGCGTCAGATCGAAGCGACCGGGTTCTGTAAGGCCGGCGAAGCAGCGGATTTCGTGCTCGACGGGCATATCGCCGCCGACGGCTCGTTGCCGACGAATCTCAACGGCGGTTTGCTGTCCGAAGCGCACGTGCAGGGGATGAACAATCTGGTCGAGGCGGTGCGGCAGCTGCGCGGGGGCTTAGCGGAGCGGCAGGTCCACAATGCGGAGTTGGCGGTAGTGACCGGTATGGGCGGCGGATGGGGTTCAGGTGCTCTCGCCATATTGCGTCGGTGA
- a CDS encoding Zn-ribbon domain-containing OB-fold protein encodes MGADVATPPLPSLEGLTAEFYGHCRRQELSFQRCSSCGRWRHVPRLACVGCGSTAWSWQRSSGRGVVFSFTVIHRALHPGFDEEVPFVCAVVEMDEGVRMVARIVDEVADRTATLADAAVEVVYVHVADNVVLPAFRLSTAEARGNDRR; translated from the coding sequence ATGGGAGCGGATGTCGCAACACCGCCACTGCCATCCCTGGAAGGTCTCACGGCGGAGTTCTACGGCCATTGCCGACGTCAAGAGCTGTCGTTTCAGCGATGCTCAAGCTGCGGTCGTTGGCGTCATGTTCCTCGCCTGGCGTGCGTCGGGTGCGGCAGTACCGCATGGTCTTGGCAGAGGTCGTCGGGTAGGGGAGTGGTATTCAGCTTCACGGTTATTCACCGCGCGCTGCATCCCGGTTTCGACGAGGAAGTCCCGTTCGTGTGTGCCGTCGTCGAAATGGATGAGGGTGTGCGGATGGTGGCACGGATAGTGGACGAAGTTGCCGACCGGACAGCGACGCTGGCGGATGCGGCCGTCGAGGTTGTCTACGTGCACGTCGCCGATAATGTTGTGCTACCGGCATTTCGGCTGTCCACTGCGGAAGCGCGGGGCAATGACCGCCGCTGA
- a CDS encoding FAS1-like dehydratase domain-containing protein: MTAADELRDRVGEKIRFRGADSVTQNDIRRKLEVFTFSCPLHDDEAAAKSHGYLGVVAPVTMTPLWGLPPYWAPGQPSPYLADGQEMTGNITDTLALPFSRSVNVSSEWQYHTPLYLGDRLHGTTTIISVEQKRTRVGTGIFLQYESEYLKDSGELVALNRNTVFNYDASTPRHEPGTSARTQQGDRGPRPLQVQDTDIRVDWTTPLEFDDVEVGAEVRGPALALTYQRIVMNIAADRMFSGIHHSAAAAHAAGLPDIIFNTRGLETLFETGLRRWMGLGGRLVHLGPFKMSASIHPGDVVQARWTVTGKHAQAGAEAVDLQFGVFAGDRQAVQGIATITLDGKSNANQSSVGEGGFP, encoded by the coding sequence ATGACCGCCGCTGACGAGTTACGCGATCGTGTCGGTGAGAAGATCCGCTTCCGCGGCGCCGACTCGGTGACGCAAAATGATATCCGCCGCAAATTAGAGGTTTTCACCTTTTCCTGCCCGCTGCATGACGACGAGGCGGCAGCGAAGTCACACGGCTACCTCGGCGTCGTGGCTCCGGTGACAATGACTCCGCTGTGGGGACTACCGCCGTATTGGGCACCGGGCCAGCCCAGTCCTTATCTGGCCGACGGGCAGGAAATGACAGGGAATATCACCGACACGTTGGCTCTGCCGTTCAGCCGATCGGTCAACGTCAGTAGCGAGTGGCAGTACCACACACCGCTATACCTCGGGGACAGGCTGCATGGGACTACGACGATAATCTCGGTAGAGCAGAAGCGAACCCGGGTCGGTACCGGAATCTTCCTGCAATACGAATCAGAGTACTTGAAGGATTCTGGAGAACTTGTCGCGCTCAACCGAAATACCGTCTTCAACTACGACGCCTCCACGCCTCGGCATGAGCCCGGCACTTCCGCACGCACCCAGCAGGGCGACCGAGGTCCCCGCCCACTTCAAGTGCAAGATACCGATATCCGTGTCGATTGGACCACGCCACTTGAGTTCGACGACGTTGAGGTCGGTGCTGAAGTGCGCGGACCGGCTTTGGCCCTGACCTACCAACGCATTGTGATGAACATTGCCGCGGATCGCATGTTTTCCGGGATACACCACAGCGCCGCGGCCGCGCATGCCGCGGGGCTGCCGGACATCATCTTCAATACTCGTGGCCTGGAAACCCTTTTCGAGACCGGGCTTCGTCGCTGGATGGGCCTTGGCGGCAGGTTGGTGCACCTCGGTCCATTCAAGATGAGTGCCTCGATTCACCCGGGCGATGTGGTGCAGGCGCGATGGACTGTGACCGGCAAGCATGCGCAGGCGGGCGCAGAAGCCGTTGATCTCCAATTCGGCGTCTTCGCTGGGGATCGGCAAGCGGTGCAAGGGATTGCAACCATCACGCTCGATGGGAAAAGCAATGCTAATCAGAGTTCTGTAGGAGAAGGAGGGTTCCCTTGA
- a CDS encoding ferredoxin, which yields MSVIKADEEVCQGYANCVVAAADIFDIGDAGTVVILDDTVAESDEARIVTAIRSCPVSALRLEMV from the coding sequence TTGAGTGTCATCAAGGCGGACGAGGAAGTCTGCCAGGGTTACGCGAACTGTGTCGTCGCAGCGGCCGACATCTTTGACATCGGTGATGCGGGAACCGTTGTCATTCTTGATGACACGGTAGCCGAGAGCGATGAGGCACGGATCGTCACAGCAATTCGCAGTTGCCCCGTCTCGGCTCTACGTCTCGAAATGGTGTGA
- a CDS encoding aromatic ring-hydroxylating oxygenase subunit alpha — MTLEMSTSGGADRTARSLVDVDRGEISREIFVDASIFNLELECLFPRTWLFVGHASQVSAPGQFFSSRMGSDPVLLTRDAQGGVNVLLNSCRHRGMAVCRYDEGRALQFTCPYHGWSYSMDGSLVSTPGDLHGVPQQSMAYGNDLDKASWGLVSAAKVHNYKGLIFACWDPAAPDFDEYVGDFHYWLDNLADAFDGTEGATEVFRGVQKWRIRSNWKFVSENFLGDTYHGATTHASVEQVGIGPGGRNSRRHGERQDQGGFSKGRVKTSFRTGHGASDNLAYEIAYPEFAEEPALSEYFSQAWALRKERLEAQGRQLGGRGPATMFPNMSFSAGFPRTILVSHPISPTETEVWRWYLIDKSAPDYVRDWLRRYYMRYSGPGGMTEQDDMENWNYATQASQGVIARRYPYNYQQGLGKETPSALDKAVHSHQPIAGEVNARAFYRRWAEFIDNLSWPQLTELAKSDERAAQS; from the coding sequence ATGACGCTAGAAATGAGTACTTCAGGCGGTGCGGATCGGACCGCTCGTAGTCTCGTCGATGTCGATCGCGGGGAGATCAGTCGGGAAATCTTCGTCGATGCTTCGATTTTCAACCTTGAGCTGGAGTGTTTGTTTCCGCGGACCTGGTTGTTTGTGGGTCATGCCTCGCAGGTGTCTGCGCCGGGTCAGTTCTTCTCGTCGAGGATGGGTTCGGATCCGGTGCTGTTGACCCGTGACGCGCAGGGTGGCGTGAATGTCCTGCTGAACTCGTGTCGACATCGGGGTATGGCGGTGTGTCGCTATGACGAGGGCCGTGCGCTTCAGTTCACCTGCCCTTACCACGGCTGGTCGTACTCGATGGACGGTTCGCTTGTGTCCACTCCAGGAGATTTGCACGGTGTGCCGCAGCAGAGCATGGCCTACGGTAATGACCTTGACAAAGCGAGTTGGGGGCTTGTCAGCGCTGCCAAGGTCCACAATTACAAGGGCCTGATCTTCGCGTGCTGGGATCCCGCTGCTCCGGACTTCGACGAGTATGTCGGTGACTTTCATTATTGGCTGGACAACCTGGCCGATGCTTTCGATGGCACCGAGGGCGCTACGGAGGTGTTCCGCGGAGTGCAGAAGTGGCGCATCAGGTCGAATTGGAAGTTCGTTTCAGAGAATTTTCTCGGCGATACCTATCACGGGGCGACGACTCATGCCTCGGTTGAGCAGGTGGGTATTGGCCCGGGCGGCAGGAATTCGCGGCGCCACGGTGAACGACAGGATCAGGGTGGTTTTTCGAAAGGCCGAGTGAAGACGTCGTTTCGTACGGGTCACGGTGCGTCGGACAACCTGGCGTATGAGATCGCCTATCCTGAGTTCGCCGAAGAACCGGCCTTGAGTGAGTACTTCTCCCAGGCCTGGGCACTCCGTAAAGAGCGGTTGGAGGCGCAGGGCAGACAGCTCGGTGGTCGTGGCCCAGCGACGATGTTCCCCAACATGTCGTTTTCCGCCGGTTTTCCGAGGACGATTCTGGTGTCACACCCGATCAGCCCGACCGAAACCGAGGTGTGGCGCTGGTACCTCATCGACAAGAGCGCACCCGATTATGTACGTGATTGGCTGCGACGTTATTACATGCGCTACTCCGGTCCCGGAGGGATGACGGAGCAAGACGATATGGAGAACTGGAATTACGCGACGCAGGCCAGCCAGGGCGTGATAGCCCGACGCTATCCCTACAACTATCAGCAGGGACTGGGTAAGGAAACTCCCAGTGCGCTCGACAAGGCTGTTCATTCCCACCAACCCATCGCCGGAGAGGTGAATGCACGCGCCTTTTACCGGCGATGGGCCGAGTTCATTGACAACCTCTCGTGGCCTCAACTGACCGAGCTCGCCAAATCCGACGAGAGAGCCGCACAGTCGTGA
- a CDS encoding 3-phenylpropionate/cinnamic acid dioxygenase subunit beta, whose translation MSRATGDEIATRQDAVEKLLLQAEIADFLNREADLLDERRYSEWLGLLTDDYEYSVPLRANVAYDDLAELEQTQEGNDICWFDETKETVALRVKQLMTGLHWAEEPVSRVSHLVTNVRIEGIDGAEVDVSCRFLVYRNRVADETDLLVGRRKDRLRRVAGDWQLCRRRLLLDQSVLLAKNLSIIL comes from the coding sequence GTGAGCCGAGCGACGGGCGATGAAATTGCCACGAGGCAGGATGCGGTCGAGAAGTTGCTGCTCCAGGCCGAAATCGCCGATTTCCTCAATCGGGAAGCCGACCTGCTCGACGAACGGCGTTACTCCGAGTGGCTTGGTCTGCTCACCGACGACTACGAGTACTCCGTTCCACTGCGGGCGAACGTCGCCTACGACGACCTCGCGGAGCTGGAGCAGACTCAGGAAGGTAACGACATCTGCTGGTTCGACGAGACGAAGGAGACCGTCGCTTTGCGGGTGAAGCAGCTGATGACAGGACTGCACTGGGCCGAAGAACCCGTCTCGCGAGTGTCACACCTGGTCACCAACGTGCGCATCGAGGGGATCGACGGCGCGGAAGTCGATGTGAGTTGCCGGTTCCTGGTGTATCGAAACCGGGTCGCCGATGAGACTGATCTGCTCGTCGGTCGGCGTAAGGACCGGTTGCGCCGCGTCGCTGGTGACTGGCAACTGTGCCGTCGCCGGCTACTCCTCGATCAATCGGTGTTGCTCGCCAAGAACCTCTCGATCATCTTATGA
- a CDS encoding cupin domain-containing protein, with the protein MSTSLQPKRRADDVTALRVMTEEMRPLLVGDGYQMFDVRAPQSSGPPPHQHPWDESYVVLEGELWVSRGGEETTLQVGEAIRVPAGVVHAYRVLSEGARWLTTSSFPGGALDFFSDVDETSNGPGDVKALIEAAKRNNVKFADPALG; encoded by the coding sequence ATGTCTACTTCGCTCCAACCGAAGCGGCGTGCCGATGATGTGACCGCCCTGCGAGTGATGACAGAGGAAATGCGCCCGCTTCTCGTCGGCGACGGGTATCAGATGTTCGATGTGCGCGCTCCGCAATCATCTGGACCTCCACCGCACCAACACCCTTGGGATGAAAGCTATGTGGTGCTCGAGGGCGAACTGTGGGTGAGCCGCGGCGGCGAAGAAACGACCCTGCAGGTGGGTGAGGCGATTCGGGTGCCGGCTGGCGTCGTGCACGCCTATCGCGTTCTCTCTGAGGGCGCCCGGTGGCTTACGACCTCGTCTTTCCCGGGGGGCGCGCTGGATTTCTTCTCAGATGTGGATGAAACCTCGAACGGCCCCGGCGACGTGAAGGCCCTTATTGAGGCGGCCAAGCGAAACAATGTCAAATTCGCCGATCCCGCGCTCGGATAG
- a CDS encoding NAD(P)-dependent oxidoreductase yields the protein MRRVGVIGLGGMGSALAASLLATDHSVVCFDIRPDVLRPVVELGAQSAGDARELAGACDVVLTVLPGPTQVLEVALGSERGVLAGLPEGAALLDMSTCNPEVAAVIGQAYDAVGRRFVDCPVSRKAPDLTVLVGGPRGVLGPDADVLAAVARTLVYCGQRGAGYATKLLNQHVKYSWYLASAEALLIAEAMGLKASEVAEAIAECSGGDSGLTTAAAYFRHDTEFVRSRAPASTIEKDSALVERMATNAGIRSRTLAVVVDFFQSVAASEFRDRAYPESTKLLKRIRSMPPKSTSTP from the coding sequence ATGAGGCGGGTCGGCGTGATCGGTTTGGGCGGTATGGGCTCCGCCCTGGCAGCGTCACTTCTCGCGACGGACCATTCGGTAGTTTGTTTCGACATTCGGCCCGACGTGTTACGCCCGGTTGTAGAGCTAGGCGCCCAGTCAGCTGGGGACGCGCGTGAGCTGGCCGGCGCATGTGACGTCGTTTTGACGGTCCTGCCGGGGCCGACTCAGGTGCTGGAGGTCGCGCTCGGGTCGGAGCGAGGTGTGTTGGCCGGCCTTCCCGAAGGGGCCGCCCTGCTGGATATGTCGACGTGTAACCCCGAGGTTGCAGCGGTCATCGGGCAGGCCTACGACGCGGTTGGGAGGCGCTTCGTCGATTGCCCCGTTAGCCGAAAGGCGCCGGACCTGACCGTTCTGGTCGGAGGGCCGCGCGGGGTGCTCGGCCCTGATGCCGATGTCCTTGCCGCCGTGGCCCGTACCTTGGTGTACTGCGGCCAACGAGGTGCGGGCTACGCCACCAAGCTCCTCAACCAGCATGTCAAGTACAGTTGGTACCTCGCCTCTGCGGAAGCGCTTTTAATTGCTGAGGCGATGGGGTTGAAGGCCAGCGAGGTAGCCGAAGCGATCGCGGAGTGCAGCGGGGGGGACTCGGGTCTCACTACGGCGGCAGCGTATTTCCGTCACGACACTGAGTTCGTTCGTAGCCGCGCACCCGCTAGCACCATCGAAAAAGACTCCGCGCTGGTGGAGAGAATGGCGACGAACGCCGGTATCCGCAGTAGAACGCTTGCGGTCGTCGTCGACTTCTTCCAAAGCGTTGCGGCCTCGGAGTTTCGCGACCGTGCCTACCCCGAGAGCACAAAACTTCTTAAACGAATCCGGTCGATGCCTCCGAAGTCGACCTCCACGCCGTGA